In Armatimonadota bacterium, the genomic window GAACAGCAGGGAGATGACGATGCCCATGAAGAAGTGCCGCTCCAGCAGGTTAACGTGATGGCGCTGGTTGACGTGGGCCACCTCGTGGGCCAGGACGAAGGCCAGCTCGTCCTCAGAGCGGACGAAATCCAGCATCCCCCGGGTTACGTAGACAAACCCGCCGGGCAGGGAGACGGCGTTGACCGCCCGCTGCTTCAGGATGCGGAAGGTCCACGGCAGGTCGCGTCGGTCGGAGACCGCGGCCAGCCGCCCGCCGATGGCCGCCAGACGGCCGGTCTCCGCGGCATCACGCACCACCCCGAAGCGGCTCTCCAGGTCCCGCGCCGCCTCCCGGCCGATGGCGACCTCCTGCTGCGTGCTGATCAGGGCAGCGTGGGCCGGCCGCGGAACGCCTCCTGCCACCAGCAGCGCCGCCAGGGCGACAGCCAGGGTGATCTGCTTTGGAGAAGGGCCGGGGTGCATGACCTCTCCCCCATGAACCGGGGATCATGGTGCTCCTCTCCCGAGACCACCATAGCACCCCTTTTTGCTCCTGGGGTACAATGACGCCGGTCCCGGCCATGCGCATCGCCGTCCGCACCTTCGCCGCCTACCGGCAGGCCATCGGGCAGGGCGAACTGACCCTCGACCTTCCAGACGGCGCCACGCCGCGGCAGGTCTGGGATACCCTGGCCGAGCGCTACCCGGATCTACAACGGTTTCCCCCACCCGCCCGGTTCGCGGTCAACGACGAGTTCGTGGGGCCGGAGCAGATTCTGGCGGAACGCGACGAGGTGGCGCTGATCCCACCGGTGAGCGGCGGCGACGGCGGCCCCGAGGCCCGACCCGTGACAGTGGAGATCCGCGTGGGCCTGGTGCGTCAGCCCATCGACGTGGCCGCTCTGATAGCCTCGGTGCAGCACCCTCAGGCGGGAGCGGTGGCGCTGTTCTGCGGCACGGTGCGGGCCCGCTCCCGCGGCCGGGACGTGCGGTTCCTGGAGTACGAGGCCTACGAGAGCCTGGCCCAGCGGGAGATGCGCCGCATCGCCGAGGAGGCGGCGCAACGCTGGCCGGTGCTGCGCCTGGCCGCCGTGCACCGCCTGGGCCACCTGGAGATCGGCGAGACCAGCGTGGCCATCGCCGTGGCCGCCCCGCACCGGGCCGACGCCTTCGCCGCCGCCCGTTACGTCATCGACACGCTGAAGCAAAGCGTCCCCATCTGGAAGAAAGAGGTCTGGGGCGAGGGCGAGGAGTGGATCGGCTCGGGCGGGTAGCCGGAGCACGGATATCTTCCAGGTCGAGTCTGGTCCGTCCGCGCCGCGGCCGCCAGCTTCTCCGCGTACGTCGGCTGCTCCTGTCTCCTAGCTCACCTGCAGCACGATCTTGCCGAAGTGCCGGCTCTCCTCCATGATGCGGTGCGCCTCCGCCGCCTCCTCCAGCGGCAGGACGGTGAAGACCACGGGGACGAAGCGGCGCCGCTGGATCAGCCGCAGGACCTCCCGCATCTCCGCCTGCGTGCCCACCCAGGTGCCGGTGATGGTGAGCTGCCGCGCGTAGATGTAGCGGATGTCCACCGGGGTCTGCGGGCCGCTGGTGGCGCCGCAGACGGCGAGCCGTCCTCCGGGGGCCAGCGCCTTGATGCTGGTCTCCCAGGTGGCCGCGCCCACGTGGTCCAGCACCACGTCCACCCCGCGGCGGCCGGTGAGGCGACGCACCTCCTGCAGCACGTCCTGCTCCCGGTAGTTGATCCCCACGTCGGCGCCGATCTCCCGCGCCCGCTCCAGCTTCCAGGCCGCACCCGCCGTGGTGATCACCCGGGCCTCGAAGAGACGGGCGATCTGGATCCCGGCGCTGCCCACCCCGCTGCCCGCGCCCCAGATGAGCACCTCCTCGCCGAAGCGCAGGCGGGCGTTGGTCACCAGCATGTTCCAGGCGGTGAGGAAGACCAGGGGCATGGCCGCCGCTTCCTCGAAGGAGAGGTGGGCCGGTTTGGGCAGCAGGTTCTGTTCGGGCACCGTGATGTACTGGGCGTAGCCGCCGGGCATGTGCTCGCCCAGGATGGAGAACTCGGGGCAGCGGTTGTCCAGACCGGCCAGGCAGGCCTGGCAGTGGCCGCAGCTAACGCCCGGATGGAGCAGCACGGGGTCGCCCTCCCGCCATCCGGTGACGCCGGGCCCGAGGGCGGCCACCTCTCCGGCAATGTCGGCACCAAGGATGTGGGGGAACTCCAGGCGCAGTCGCGGCAGGCCGCGGCGCAGCCACAGGTCGATGTGGTTGAGGGCCACCGCCCGCACCCGCACCAGCACCTGGTGCGGACCGGGCTGCGGCGTCGGCACCTCCTCCAGCCGCAGGACCTCAGGACCGCCGTGCTCGTGGATGCGCACCGCCTTCATGGTGAACCCTCCAGAGGATTGAGTGTGCGCAGGCCGGGGAAGAGACGGAAGCCCCGGTCGGTGGTGCACAGGACCGCGCCGTGCTCCAAGGCTAGTGCAGCCAGGTGGGCGTCTATCACCTGCGGCCCGCGCGCCTGGGTCGCCAGCAGCAACCCGCGCAGGATCTCCCAGTGGCCCTCTCCCGGCCCGATCACCACCACCGTTGGGTGCGCCAGCCAGCTAGCCACGATGTCAACCGCTTCGCCCGGGGCAAGCGGCTGGGGGAACGCCCGCGGGTTGGTGCTGATACGCAGGAAGGCCGTGATGGTGATCCAGGGCAGGCCGACGGGCGCGGGCTGGGCCAGCGTGCGCTCCAGCCAGGCTCGTGCCACCTCATGCTGGGGGAACGAGGGGTTGTACGCGTACAGCAGGATGTTGGCGTGGAGGACGATCACCGCTGGAGCGGCCCTTCCAACTGCTCCAGCAGCTCAGAGATCCGATCGTAGTCCAGGCCAGGATGCACGCCCAGGGGTCGGGCCCGCACGGTGAACGGCGGCACCCGCTGGCGCCTCCGGCGGAGGAGAAGGGCGGCACGGAGCAGCTCGTTGACCACGGCCTTGAGGGGCCGCCCCGTCCGTCGAACCTCGGCTTTCAGCGCTGCGGCAACGTCCTCTTCCAGGGTCAATGTCGTGCGCACATCATGATGCTACCGTTTCTGCATCATGATGTCAATCCGGCCTTCCATTCACCCTGCTCGCCGTTCTGAAGCTCCTGCCTCCTGCGCCCCCTGCGGGAATTCCCGAGCCAGCAGGGCGGTCAACGTCTCCACCAGGACGGCCACCAGCGCCTCCCCCCGCTGCTGCGAGGCGCCCGCCGCCGTGTAGAGGATCCCGCTGGACGGGACCTGGTTGGGGGGCTCTGGAAAGACCTTGTGCGGGGGCGGGACGCGGCGCTCCTGCGGCGGCGGAGGAATGCGCTCCGGGTGCACCAGGGCGGGGGCCAGCGCCATCATCAGGGAGCTTTCGGTCAGGCTGGCGTGCTCCACCTCCCAGCCGGGAAAGCCTTCGGGAAACAGGTCGCGCAGAACCGCCTCGGGGACGTGCTCCCACCAGTTCACCAGGACGATGCGCCGGCCGGAGGTATCGTCTGGAGGCAGAACCTCGCGGGCAGCCTCCGCCAGGAAGGCGGTGTTCTCGAAGTGGCCGTTCAGTAGCACGAGATGTCTGGCCCCGTGGCGGAAGTACTCCCGCAGGATGTCGCCGGTCAGGCGCAGCAGCGTGCTCCCTCGCAGGCTCATGGTGCCCGGAAAGCGCTGACCGCCGCCGCTGGCCGGGTCCGAGGCGGCCGCGTACCAGATGGGGGGAGCCACCAGGGCGAGCAGGCGATGGGCCAGCCGCTGGGCCAGATGCCAGACGATGAACACGTCTGTGCCCAGGGGCAGGTGCGGTCCGTGCTGCTCCACCGAGCCCACGGGAATGAGGACGATACGCCTGCCGATCTGCGCGGCGAACTCCGGCCAGGTCAGATGCTCCACCAGTATGTCCGACATCGTCCACCTCCAGATGCGGCTCAGGCTGCGGGGCCCCGCCG contains:
- a CDS encoding M48 family metalloprotease; translated protein: MHPGPSPKQITLAVALAALLVAGGVPRPAHAALISTQQEVAIGREAARDLESRFGVVRDAAETGRLAAIGGRLAAVSDRRDLPWTFRILKQRAVNAVSLPGGFVYVTRGMLDFVRSEDELAFVLAHEVAHVNQRHHVNLLERHFFMGIVISLLFGGDPTATQVANFVGFLLSRGFSRSAEFEADQVGVHFTHRAGFRADAGLQFMERLRAAEGRDPSQFEVLFRTHPALPDRIVRVREELRRLGYQARARERPGIPGYPARTRGQPRLAGRQLHTRGWPGRSSYLARPALQVPCAA
- a CDS encoding molybdenum cofactor biosynthesis protein MoaE, yielding MTPVPAMRIAVRTFAAYRQAIGQGELTLDLPDGATPRQVWDTLAERYPDLQRFPPPARFAVNDEFVGPEQILAERDEVALIPPVSGGDGGPEARPVTVEIRVGLVRQPIDVAALIASVQHPQAGAVALFCGTVRARSRGRDVRFLEYEAYESLAQREMRRIAEEAAQRWPVLRLAAVHRLGHLEIGETSVAIAVAAPHRADAFAAARYVIDTLKQSVPIWKKEVWGEGEEWIGSGG
- a CDS encoding zinc-binding dehydrogenase, whose translation is MKAVRIHEHGGPEVLRLEEVPTPQPGPHQVLVRVRAVALNHIDLWLRRGLPRLRLEFPHILGADIAGEVAALGPGVTGWREGDPVLLHPGVSCGHCQACLAGLDNRCPEFSILGEHMPGGYAQYITVPEQNLLPKPAHLSFEEAAAMPLVFLTAWNMLVTNARLRFGEEVLIWGAGSGVGSAGIQIARLFEARVITTAGAAWKLERAREIGADVGINYREQDVLQEVRRLTGRRGVDVVLDHVGAATWETSIKALAPGGRLAVCGATSGPQTPVDIRYIYARQLTITGTWVGTQAEMREVLRLIQRRRFVPVVFTVLPLEEAAEAHRIMEESRHFGKIVLQVS
- a CDS encoding type II toxin-antitoxin system VapC family toxin codes for the protein MIVLHANILLYAYNPSFPQHEVARAWLERTLAQPAPVGLPWITITAFLRISTNPRAFPQPLAPGEAVDIVASWLAHPTVVVIGPGEGHWEILRGLLLATQARGPQVIDAHLAALALEHGAVLCTTDRGFRLFPGLRTLNPLEGSP
- a CDS encoding creatininase, whose protein sequence is MSDILVEHLTWPEFAAQIGRRIVLIPVGSVEQHGPHLPLGTDVFIVWHLAQRLAHRLLALVAPPIWYAAASDPASGGGQRFPGTMSLRGSTLLRLTGDILREYFRHGARHLVLLNGHFENTAFLAEAAREVLPPDDTSGRRIVLVNWWEHVPEAVLRDLFPEGFPGWEVEHASLTESSLMMALAPALVHPERIPPPPQERRVPPPHKVFPEPPNQVPSSGILYTAAGASQQRGEALVAVLVETLTALLAREFPQGAQEAGASERRAG